A genomic segment from Deltaproteobacteria bacterium encodes:
- a CDS encoding aminotransferase class I/II-fold pyridoxal phosphate-dependent enzyme has protein sequence MSKHTDHLSLSDLAIFGGKPAFGETLHVGRPNIGDRRKLIERIEDILDRRWLTNNGPMVREFERRLSDLLGVRHCITMDNATLGLEIATRAAGMTGEVIVPSFTFVATAHALQWQEITPVFCDIDPRTHTIDPDRVERLITPRTTGIIGVHLWGRACNIGALEEIARHNNLRLLFDAAHAFGCTYNGRMIGNFGDAEVFSFHATKFINTFEGGLVTTNNDELAGKIRLMKNFGFAGLDNVIYIGANGKMNEVSAAMGLTSLESMDKFIEVNQRNYHTYKKNLSGIPGISLLEYNTNEANNYQYVVIELDEEVAGLNRDLLIRILHAENVRARRYFYPGCHRMEPYHSYYPNAYLLLPETEKLVRKVVVLPTGTAIGEAAIEKICTLIRFIIAGHKEILSRLGED, from the coding sequence ATGAGTAAACATACGGATCATCTATCATTGTCCGATCTTGCGATTTTCGGCGGAAAGCCCGCCTTCGGCGAAACTCTCCATGTCGGCCGTCCGAATATCGGAGACCGGAGAAAACTGATCGAGCGGATTGAGGACATCCTGGATCGCCGATGGCTGACCAACAATGGTCCGATGGTACGTGAGTTCGAACGGAGACTGAGCGATCTGCTGGGGGTCAGGCACTGCATTACCATGGACAATGCAACCCTCGGGCTTGAGATTGCAACCCGGGCGGCCGGCATGACGGGTGAAGTGATCGTCCCCTCCTTCACTTTCGTTGCAACAGCCCACGCACTGCAATGGCAGGAGATCACCCCTGTTTTTTGCGATATCGACCCGCGGACGCATACCATTGATCCGGACCGGGTCGAACGGTTGATCACGCCGAGAACCACGGGGATCATAGGTGTACACCTTTGGGGCCGGGCCTGCAACATAGGGGCACTGGAAGAGATCGCCCGACACAACAACCTGCGGCTGCTTTTCGACGCGGCCCATGCTTTCGGATGCACTTACAACGGGCGCATGATCGGAAATTTCGGCGATGCCGAGGTCTTCAGCTTTCATGCAACCAAATTCATAAACACCTTTGAGGGGGGGCTCGTCACCACAAACAATGACGAACTGGCCGGCAAGATACGTCTGATGAAGAACTTCGGATTTGCAGGGCTGGACAATGTCATTTACATCGGCGCAAACGGGAAGATGAATGAAGTCTCAGCCGCCATGGGCCTGACATCACTGGAAAGCATGGACAAGTTCATCGAAGTCAACCAACGCAATTATCACACATACAAGAAAAATCTTTCGGGAATCCCAGGGATCAGCCTCCTTGAATACAACACCAATGAGGCAAACAATTACCAGTACGTTGTCATCGAGCTTGACGAAGAGGTTGCGGGCCTCAACCGGGATCTCCTGATAAGGATACTGCATGCCGAAAATGTCCGGGCCCGCCGTTACTTCTATCCGGGGTGTCACCGCATGGAGCCTTATCATTCCTATTACCCGAATGCATATCTCCTCCTTCCCGAAACGGAGAAACTCGTCCGGAAGGTCGTGGTCCTGCCGACCGGAACGGCAATCGGAGAAGCAGCCATCGAAAAGATCTGCACCCTGATCCGTTTCATTATTGCCGGCCATAAAGAAATCCTGTCAAGGCTGGGGGAGGACTGA